In Spea bombifrons isolate aSpeBom1 chromosome 12, aSpeBom1.2.pri, whole genome shotgun sequence, the following proteins share a genomic window:
- the TMEM51 gene encoding transmembrane protein 51, producing the protein MAQSKSTGSYYALTAIGVGLLVLGVVMAVWNLVPGFGSNGNPGSPQGNSSQPENNGGTNLKSKTFSVAYVLVGSGIALLLIAICLSIRNKRKRRQSMEGTQIAHEETHGPPANGEGPEEETDAPRYTAPSYEEVMRIGYEPSRSTEIDQHEGMSITLPSYESLTELDESTPTRPNAGSAKSGQAPRTNSGSGKEKKPLNVRRIKSDKLHLKEFRLNLSGQSNPSKTPAIEPLTPPPLYEDKQLGLNQPS; encoded by the exons ATGGCCCAGTCCAAATCCACCGGCTCGTACTACGCCCTGACCGCCATCGGCGTGGGGCTGCTGGTCCTCGGCGTGGTGATGGCCGTGTGGAACTTGGTCCCGGGATTCGGCAGCAACGGCAACCCGGGATCTCCCCAGGGCAACAGCAGCCAGCCGGAGAACAACGGGGGCACCAACCTGAAAAGCAAGACTTTCTCGGTGGCGTACGTGCTGGTGGGGTCGGGGATCGCTCTGCTGCTCATCGCCATCTGCCTGAGTATCCGGAACAAACGCAAGCGGAGGCAAAGCATGGAGGGCACTCAGATCGCCCACGAGGAGACGCACGGCCCGCCGGCTAATGGAGAGGG cccCGAAGAAGAAACGGACGCTCCCAGGTACACGGCCCCCAGTTACGAAGAGGTGATGAGGATCGGGTACGAGCCGTCGCGTTCCACCGAGATTGACCAACACGAGGGAATGAGCATAACCCTCCCTTCCTACGAGTCCTTAACGGAGCTCGATGAGTCGACGCCAACTCGGCCCAATGCTGGGTCCGCTAAATCGGGACAGGCCCCGAGGACGAATTCCGGGTCGGGGAAAGAGAAAAAACCCTTAAACGTTCGGAGGATCAAATCGGATAAGCTTCACTTAAAGGAGTTTAGGCTTAATCTATCTGGTCAGAGCAATCCGTCCAAGACTCCCGCTATCGAACCATTGACTCCACCGCCGCTGTACGAGGACAAGCAACTTGGGTTAAACCAGCCTTCATAG